One genomic segment of Vibrio nitrifigilis includes these proteins:
- the yghU gene encoding glutathione-dependent disulfide-bond oxidoreductase, whose protein sequence is MMSQQSSYVPPKVWTQQGDNGGAFASINRPTAGARFEKALPVGKHALQLYSMGTPNGVKVTVMLEELLELGIDDADYDAYLINISEGDQFGSGFVAANPNSKIPALIDHSGQEPVRVFESGSILLYLAEKFGQLLPDGIQKVECMNWLFWQMASAPFVGGGFGHFYNYAPEKLEYPINRYTMETKRQLDVLDQQLAQHQYVAGDEYTIADIAIWPWYGALVLGELYGAAEFLDVKSYPHVIVWAEKIATRPAVKRGSRVNRTWGEEPLPERHSRDDF, encoded by the coding sequence ATGATGAGCCAACAATCGTCTTATGTACCACCAAAAGTTTGGACACAACAAGGTGACAACGGTGGCGCATTCGCTAGCATTAATCGCCCAACGGCAGGAGCTAGATTTGAGAAAGCATTACCTGTTGGTAAGCATGCGTTACAACTTTACTCAATGGGAACGCCTAATGGCGTAAAAGTGACAGTGATGCTGGAAGAGCTGCTGGAGCTTGGTATTGACGACGCAGACTATGACGCTTATCTGATTAACATCAGTGAAGGGGATCAGTTTGGCAGCGGGTTTGTTGCAGCAAATCCAAATTCCAAGATTCCTGCTTTGATTGATCATTCTGGTCAAGAGCCTGTGCGTGTTTTTGAATCAGGGTCTATCTTGCTTTATCTTGCTGAAAAGTTTGGGCAATTATTACCAGATGGCATCCAAAAAGTAGAATGTATGAACTGGTTATTTTGGCAAATGGCGAGCGCGCCTTTTGTGGGTGGTGGCTTTGGCCATTTCTACAACTACGCGCCGGAAAAGCTAGAATACCCAATTAACCGTTACACCATGGAGACCAAACGCCAATTGGATGTATTAGATCAGCAACTGGCGCAACATCAATATGTAGCGGGTGATGAGTATACGATAGCGGATATTGCTATCTGGCCGTGGTATGGCGCATTGGTATTGGGTGAGCTTTATGGTGCAGCTGAATTTCTCGATGTAAAAAGTTACCCGCATGTTATTGTCTGGGCAGAAAAAATCGCGACACGTCCAGCGGTGAAACGTGGTAGCCGAGTGAACCGCACTTGGGGTGAAGAGCCGTTGCCAGAAAGGCATAGCCGAGACGATTTTTAA
- a CDS encoding GNAT family N-acetyltransferase translates to MSFTISQVVPAQAKAIAPLFDQFRLLNHQQSNLQTAEQYLTARLMKQESVIFAAVTTEKKYLGYVQLYPTYSSMTAGRILIMRDMFVVNEARRQGIASALLKHAAEYAKDIHAQRIVVVAEKDNVAAQHLCEHNRCPINKELISYELSSYAH, encoded by the coding sequence ATGTCATTCACGATCTCACAAGTGGTGCCAGCTCAAGCTAAGGCTATTGCTCCACTGTTCGATCAATTTCGCTTACTCAATCACCAACAAAGTAATCTACAAACAGCAGAGCAATATTTAACCGCACGGTTAATGAAACAAGAATCTGTCATTTTTGCTGCGGTTACCACCGAGAAAAAGTACTTAGGTTATGTTCAGCTTTATCCCACCTACTCTTCAATGACCGCTGGTCGCATCCTGATCATGCGCGATATGTTTGTTGTCAATGAAGCTCGGCGGCAAGGAATTGCATCAGCATTACTGAAACATGCTGCCGAATACGCAAAAGACATTCATGCGCAACGAATTGTCGTTGTCGCTGAGAAAGACAATGTAGCAGCGCAACATCTGTGCGAACATAATCGCTGCCCAATCAATAAAGAACTCATCTCTTACGAGCTATCCTCTTACGCACATTGA
- a CDS encoding methyl-accepting chemotaxis protein, which yields MMYLSLIHRVIAGFAVVILFVLGISVSAYVSQVRMAEQLKLTSSTLTGLLDSSNTVLLDIQNINRLTLFHANELDPQKRRRLVNEYHQAVQHYQESYQALTHQIEGYPQLLHKVKQVGTEANYLIKESNQHLDIQEQRAAAKQASEDELSKFESGWQNLERDLTALNSEAEWNNQELVVIDLDVAEAKGKSVENLLQKALLVDDDQAIHSLTKQIKQHQQMFKEKLTDVIKEMPDSKKTLQGYVDLLNRTVLSPDGLMQQHLKSLNLQRESSAKLALIGQNMDNIVIEAGDVTARIRALSDSARQYAEQQSTYSMATNITLSIVAVIVAALVATTVVFSVKKPLVVITRALNELTNGNLSWKITQSFRSEMGKVVRDINHLGEQLHNVIGSVQHSAQMVNKVAADSFEMSNKTSQDLAEQRKKTDSIATAVTQMESAVEEVTHHAVDASSEVEKVTVLANENIDNMQDNLAFIRSLKTSLDGASDLIQELANETQEISQVIEVIQSISEQTNLLALNAAIEAARAGENGRGFAVVADEVRSLASHSRRSADDINHKIAELQEKARQAVAMMESNQSYADQSVTQTHDTHESLSVMIKRLHNINEMSRSIATACEQQNVVTKDVAEHIVHISDMAVSLADDAQTLATNSHSLNELATEQSQLVAKFTI from the coding sequence ATGATGTATTTGTCCCTTATTCATAGAGTCATTGCGGGTTTCGCAGTGGTTATTTTATTTGTGTTGGGCATTAGCGTGTCAGCGTATGTTTCACAAGTCAGAATGGCTGAGCAACTCAAATTGACGTCATCAACGTTAACGGGGTTACTCGATAGTTCTAATACCGTGTTATTAGACATCCAAAATATTAACCGTTTAACCTTATTCCACGCCAACGAGTTAGACCCTCAGAAGAGACGACGTCTGGTGAACGAATATCACCAAGCAGTGCAACATTACCAAGAATCCTACCAAGCATTGACCCATCAAATAGAGGGGTATCCGCAGCTTTTGCATAAAGTAAAACAAGTCGGTACAGAAGCGAATTACTTGATTAAAGAATCGAACCAGCATTTAGACATTCAAGAACAGCGCGCAGCAGCGAAACAGGCTTCTGAAGATGAACTGTCTAAGTTTGAATCTGGTTGGCAAAATCTTGAACGCGATCTTACGGCATTGAATTCCGAAGCCGAATGGAATAATCAAGAACTGGTTGTGATTGATTTAGATGTTGCCGAAGCAAAAGGGAAGAGTGTTGAAAACCTGCTACAAAAAGCATTACTGGTGGATGATGATCAAGCAATACATTCATTAACAAAGCAAATTAAACAGCACCAACAGATGTTTAAAGAAAAGCTGACTGACGTCATCAAAGAAATGCCGGACAGCAAAAAAACATTGCAAGGTTATGTCGACTTATTGAATCGTACCGTGCTAAGTCCAGACGGTTTAATGCAACAACATCTTAAGTCACTCAATTTGCAACGTGAAAGCAGTGCCAAGTTAGCGCTAATTGGCCAGAACATGGACAACATTGTGATTGAAGCGGGGGATGTGACCGCTCGAATCAGAGCCTTATCGGACTCTGCTCGCCAGTATGCAGAACAGCAATCAACTTATTCAATGGCCACCAATATCACATTGTCGATAGTCGCTGTTATTGTTGCTGCATTAGTGGCAACCACCGTAGTATTTTCAGTGAAAAAGCCACTTGTGGTTATCACTCGGGCCTTGAATGAACTGACCAATGGCAACTTATCATGGAAGATAACCCAATCATTTCGTTCTGAAATGGGCAAGGTGGTTCGTGATATCAATCATCTTGGAGAACAATTACACAATGTGATTGGTTCAGTTCAACATTCGGCCCAAATGGTCAACAAAGTTGCAGCGGACAGTTTTGAAATGAGTAATAAAACCAGTCAAGACTTAGCCGAACAGCGCAAGAAAACGGATTCTATCGCAACGGCTGTAACGCAAATGGAATCTGCGGTCGAAGAGGTGACTCATCATGCCGTAGATGCGAGCAGTGAAGTTGAGAAAGTGACGGTGTTAGCCAATGAGAACATTGACAATATGCAAGATAATTTGGCCTTTATCCGTTCGTTGAAAACCTCGCTTGATGGGGCGTCTGACCTCATCCAGGAACTGGCGAATGAAACTCAAGAAATTAGCCAAGTGATCGAAGTGATTCAGAGTATTTCTGAACAAACGAATCTTTTGGCATTGAACGCTGCCATTGAAGCGGCCCGTGCGGGAGAAAATGGCCGAGGCTTTGCTGTCGTCGCCGATGAAGTACGCTCGCTGGCAAGTCACTCGCGCCGTTCTGCTGATGATATTAATCACAAGATTGCCGAACTTCAGGAGAAGGCTCGGCAAGCCGTAGCCATGATGGAAAGCAACCAATCTTACGCCGATCAATCGGTTACGCAGACTCATGACACCCACGAGTCACTGAGTGTCATGATTAAACGCCTGCACAATATTAACGAAATGAGTCGTTCAATTGCCACAGCATGTGAGCAGCAGAATGTCGTAACAAAAGATGTGGCAGAGCACATCGTGCATATTTCGGATATGGCGGTAAGTTTGGCAGACGATGCTCAAACATTAGCCACTAACAGCCATTCCTTAAATGAGCTTGCCACTGAACAAAGCCAACTGGTCGCAAAATTTACGATCTAA
- a CDS encoding ABC transporter substrate-binding protein, which yields MKKSLFAVLLAGIALSTSSFAAEKVRLGVEPGYAPFEYKKPDGTLAGFDIDLGKEICQRIQADCTWVQSDFDGLIPALKAKKIDAILSSMSITPARQKQIAFSDKLYGTPARLVTANNVDLKPTAESLQGKRVGVFQGTTAETYAKEQWLKKGVDVVTYQSQDLIYADLVNGRLDAAFQDAVAANDGFLKRPVGKSFHFSGPEVNDEQYFGVGAGIGFRKEDGALKDKVNKALADMLADGTYDKIAKQYFDFDIYGK from the coding sequence ATGAAAAAATCACTGTTTGCCGTATTACTTGCAGGGATCGCATTATCTACATCTAGCTTCGCTGCAGAAAAAGTTCGTCTAGGCGTTGAACCTGGTTATGCACCATTCGAATACAAAAAACCGGATGGTACATTAGCTGGCTTCGACATCGATTTAGGTAAAGAAATTTGTCAACGTATCCAAGCTGATTGTACTTGGGTTCAAAGCGATTTCGATGGTTTGATTCCTGCTCTGAAAGCGAAGAAAATCGATGCGATCCTTTCGTCTATGTCGATCACTCCAGCACGTCAAAAGCAGATTGCTTTCTCTGATAAGTTATATGGCACACCTGCTCGTTTAGTGACTGCCAATAATGTAGATTTGAAACCTACAGCGGAGTCTTTGCAAGGCAAACGTGTTGGTGTATTCCAAGGGACAACCGCTGAAACCTATGCTAAAGAACAATGGCTGAAAAAAGGGGTTGATGTGGTGACTTACCAAAGCCAAGACCTTATCTATGCAGATTTAGTGAATGGTCGCCTTGACGCAGCATTCCAAGATGCAGTCGCGGCAAATGATGGTTTCTTGAAACGTCCTGTTGGCAAAAGCTTCCACTTTAGCGGACCTGAAGTAAATGATGAACAATACTTTGGCGTTGGTGCGGGCATTGGTTTTCGTAAAGAAGACGGTGCTTTAAAAGACAAAGTGAATAAAGCATTGGCCGATATGCTTGCTGATGGCACGTACGACAAGATAGCTAAACAATACTTCGACTTCGATATTTACGGTAAATAA
- a CDS encoding MarR family winged helix-turn-helix transcriptional regulator, protein MKSSSLEHHIAHLTQCMRENISKLLVKKGITLTFFQSLVLQKIAENTACTAHDVVVATQKDKAQITRLINELIKLEYVIRQQDELDKRQYILTLTTEGQECFADIKLIRQQVSEKMTQGVTQTQQDQLIEWIMLMENNLS, encoded by the coding sequence ATGAAAAGTAGTAGTTTAGAACACCACATCGCCCACCTTACCCAGTGCATGCGAGAAAACATATCTAAGTTATTGGTAAAAAAAGGCATTACTCTTACGTTCTTTCAAAGTCTAGTCCTGCAAAAAATAGCCGAAAATACCGCGTGCACAGCTCATGACGTTGTTGTTGCCACGCAAAAAGACAAAGCACAAATTACTCGATTAATTAATGAGCTGATTAAGCTGGAATATGTCATTCGGCAACAAGATGAGCTAGATAAACGCCAATATATCCTGACGCTCACTACTGAAGGGCAAGAATGCTTTGCCGACATAAAGCTTATTCGTCAACAGGTGTCGGAAAAGATGACTCAAGGTGTCACGCAAACGCAGCAAGATCAACTGATAGAGTGGATTATGCTGATGGAAAATAACCTAAGTTAA
- a CDS encoding DUF2798 domain-containing protein: MNLKKVAITLPAPICIVSTLSLFMTYINHGFSDDFLAQWLKALAFSLIIMLPLAGLLIMKIGKFVETRFGHIKPLYQKLIQCAGIAFTLEAILAVISTLSTTHPHDIAQFLTTWSFTLVRALPLGYVIAMIMVFIVKPKIQRALAAAA, translated from the coding sequence ATGAATTTAAAGAAAGTCGCCATCACACTACCTGCTCCTATCTGTATTGTGAGTACACTCTCACTGTTTATGACCTATATTAACCATGGTTTCAGTGACGATTTCCTTGCTCAATGGCTTAAAGCGTTAGCGTTCTCATTAATCATCATGCTGCCTTTAGCTGGTCTACTGATCATGAAAATCGGTAAGTTTGTGGAAACACGCTTTGGTCATATTAAACCGCTTTATCAAAAGTTGATTCAATGCGCCGGTATTGCATTTACGTTAGAGGCTATTCTAGCGGTTATATCGACACTTTCGACTACTCATCCTCATGATATAGCGCAGTTTCTTACTACATGGTCGTTTACTTTGGTCCGTGCCTTGCCTTTGGGCTATGTGATCGCAATGATCATGGTATTTATTGTGAAGCCTAAAATTCAGCGTGCACTTGCTGCCGCTGCATAA
- a CDS encoding universal stress protein, whose translation MQRYVTACVEEQHYCEPITELAAWASHKLKAPLRLVHVMDDDDIFAEPDLSHYMGLGAHEELVQSWTDSALARSHNQIIQSQQLLDELQIKLKSQGLTNISQQYFHGHLIDTLKEHDLEIRTLVLGKSGHTNDAMPHHIGHHIEPLLRTLDIHTLIASNEFIAPHSFMLAFDGSPHAEDMLDKVIASPILTNLTCHLVMVHGHHNEYEAFERATHRLVNAGFNVFTAHLDGDLPHALTDYQLLNDIHLLVMGAYSHSKIHNMMFGSHTTRILNDTDISVMILK comes from the coding sequence ATGCAGCGTTATGTCACTGCCTGTGTGGAAGAACAACATTACTGTGAACCCATCACAGAACTTGCCGCTTGGGCATCACATAAACTCAAGGCCCCACTGCGATTAGTCCATGTCATGGATGATGATGATATATTCGCAGAACCCGACCTATCCCATTATATGGGGTTAGGTGCCCATGAGGAGTTAGTTCAATCTTGGACAGACTCTGCCTTAGCGCGGTCGCATAATCAAATCATCCAAAGTCAGCAATTACTAGATGAGTTGCAAATAAAGCTAAAATCACAAGGGTTGACCAATATTTCACAGCAGTACTTTCACGGACATCTTATTGATACGTTAAAAGAGCACGATTTAGAGATTAGGACCTTAGTATTGGGTAAATCCGGCCATACTAATGATGCAATGCCCCATCATATTGGCCATCATATCGAACCCCTATTACGGACATTGGACATCCATACACTTATTGCCAGTAACGAATTTATTGCTCCTCATAGCTTTATGCTGGCATTTGATGGTTCTCCACATGCAGAAGACATGCTAGATAAAGTCATTGCTTCACCTATATTGACCAATTTGACTTGTCACTTAGTTATGGTCCATGGGCATCACAATGAGTATGAAGCCTTTGAGAGAGCCACCCACCGCTTAGTCAATGCTGGGTTTAATGTCTTTACCGCCCATCTCGATGGAGACCTGCCCCACGCTCTCACTGACTATCAATTACTTAATGACATTCATCTGTTAGTCATGGGCGCATATAGTCATTCAAAAATTCATAATATGATGTTTGGTAGTCATACAACGCGAATATTGAATGACACCGACATATCAGTGATGATTTTAAAATGA
- the hpxO gene encoding FAD-dependent urate hydroxylase HpxO, protein MKGIVIGAGMGGMSAAAALKKQGIECDVFEAVKENKPVGAAISVWSNGVKCMNYLGMGEIMDRLGGPMHNMAYIDGLNGQVMTQFSLKPLVKEVGERPCPVSRADLQASMIDWWGRDKVQFGKVVERVEQDDAGVTAYFTDGGVEKADFLIAADGTHSVIRPYVIGYQPERRYAGYVNWNGLVEIDTNIAPADQWTTFVGEGKRVSMMPIADNRFYYFFDVPLVKGLEEDRASAKSDLARYFSGWAEPVQTLIKAIDSDAVNRIEVHDIEPFPTLVKGRVALLGDAGHSTTPDIGQGGCAAFEDAVVLSEVLQDSGDIIAALKSYEAQRAGRVKDLVLKARKRCDVTHGKEMSKTQSWYAELKQETGEHIMEGLKVTIQGGPLG, encoded by the coding sequence ATGAAAGGAATCGTAATTGGTGCGGGGATGGGCGGAATGTCAGCTGCCGCTGCGTTGAAGAAACAAGGTATTGAGTGCGATGTGTTTGAAGCGGTCAAAGAAAATAAACCGGTAGGCGCTGCCATCTCTGTATGGTCTAACGGCGTGAAATGCATGAATTATTTGGGCATGGGAGAAATTATGGATCGACTGGGTGGTCCTATGCATAACATGGCTTACATTGATGGGCTTAATGGCCAAGTGATGACTCAGTTCAGTTTAAAACCGTTAGTGAAAGAAGTAGGAGAGCGTCCTTGTCCTGTTTCTCGTGCGGACTTGCAGGCGAGTATGATTGATTGGTGGGGCAGAGACAAAGTGCAATTTGGTAAGGTGGTTGAGCGTGTTGAACAAGACGATGCAGGTGTTACAGCTTATTTTACTGACGGTGGCGTAGAAAAAGCCGATTTTTTAATTGCCGCTGATGGGACTCATTCAGTGATTCGTCCTTATGTTATCGGATATCAACCCGAGCGACGCTATGCTGGGTATGTCAACTGGAATGGTTTGGTAGAGATTGATACGAATATTGCACCCGCGGACCAATGGACAACGTTCGTTGGAGAAGGAAAGCGAGTCTCTATGATGCCAATTGCGGACAACCGTTTTTATTACTTTTTTGATGTGCCATTGGTTAAGGGATTAGAAGAAGACCGTGCTTCGGCCAAATCTGATTTAGCGCGTTATTTTTCGGGTTGGGCTGAACCAGTGCAAACGTTGATTAAAGCGATCGATAGTGACGCGGTTAATCGTATTGAAGTTCATGATATTGAACCTTTCCCTACGCTAGTTAAAGGGCGTGTTGCACTATTAGGTGATGCTGGCCACAGTACGACGCCTGATATCGGTCAAGGCGGCTGCGCAGCATTTGAAGACGCGGTGGTACTATCTGAAGTGTTGCAAGATTCAGGTGACATAATCGCAGCGTTAAAGAGTTATGAAGCCCAGCGAGCAGGGCGAGTTAAAGACTTAGTGCTAAAAGCGCGTAAACGTTGTGATGTGACTCATGGCAAAGAGATGAGTAAAACACAAAGTTGGTATGCTGAGCTCAAGCAAGAGACAGGCGAGCATATTATGGAGGGTCTTAAAGTGACGATTCAAGGTGGTCCGCTCGGTTAA
- a CDS encoding PhzF family phenazine biosynthesis protein: MELNIYQVDAFTSQPFSGNPAGVCITQSPLEESLMLAIAKEMALSETAFLDTSTMILRWFTPEIEVALCGHATLATAHVMKESGLASVGDIVEFNTQSGVLQAKLEDQQIILDFPAAELLPAEVAQEKLTLLTIDAKEVVSYQQFASKDLIQIESVQSLRALTPSFERLKQFPGRGVVVTAPADDPELDFVSRYFAPWVGVNEDPVTGTAHCALAVYWSPLLNKTRMRGYQASTRGGYVEMEYCHTNKRVKLYGSAHTVIKGVLFV, translated from the coding sequence ATGGAACTTAACATCTATCAAGTCGATGCGTTTACCTCTCAGCCATTTTCAGGGAATCCGGCCGGCGTTTGCATTACCCAATCTCCTTTAGAGGAATCTCTGATGTTAGCAATAGCAAAAGAGATGGCACTATCTGAAACTGCATTTTTGGATACAAGCACCATGATATTGCGCTGGTTTACACCAGAGATCGAGGTGGCTCTGTGTGGACACGCAACATTAGCTACGGCACATGTCATGAAAGAATCAGGGTTAGCGAGTGTTGGTGACATCGTTGAATTCAATACTCAGTCTGGGGTGTTGCAGGCTAAATTGGAAGACCAGCAAATTATCTTAGATTTTCCCGCTGCTGAATTGTTACCTGCCGAAGTGGCTCAGGAGAAATTGACCTTGTTAACGATAGATGCGAAAGAGGTCGTAAGTTACCAGCAGTTTGCTAGTAAAGACTTGATTCAAATAGAGAGCGTGCAGTCATTGCGCGCTTTAACTCCAAGTTTTGAAAGATTAAAGCAATTTCCTGGCAGAGGCGTGGTTGTCACTGCGCCAGCTGATGACCCCGAGCTTGATTTTGTATCACGCTATTTCGCGCCTTGGGTTGGTGTTAATGAAGATCCTGTGACTGGGACTGCACATTGTGCGTTAGCTGTGTATTGGTCTCCGCTTCTCAATAAAACACGTATGCGTGGCTATCAAGCGTCAACACGAGGTGGATATGTTGAGATGGAATATTGCCACACAAACAAACGTGTGAAGTTGTATGGTTCAGCACATACAGTCATTAAAGGGGTCTTGTTCGTTTAG
- a CDS encoding LysR family transcriptional regulator, whose product MKSSEYSDLKTCLAVAQHGSFANAARHLKMTPSAVSQIIRRLEQKLDIRLFNRTTRSVSLTTEGQALITKVGPALSEIEATFSELKSQKKDPAGKVNIHTTSSAARLLLEPIIGQFHQTFPNIVLDIVVEDKIIDIVENGFDLGISLGEYVQKDMIAYPLMPETQLVAAASPNYIDQYGIPSHPNELRRHRCLNWRFLSDNSVYRWEFFIDGHWQSYRVDGPLTSTSRSLLLSSALKGGGIILWEENVLQPWFDNGQLIPLLREYCHPFLSWHMFYPQQKHTPKAVRLFIDFMREHYPASRLR is encoded by the coding sequence ATGAAAAGTAGTGAATATTCAGATTTAAAAACGTGCTTAGCTGTCGCACAACATGGTAGCTTTGCGAATGCCGCGCGCCACTTAAAAATGACGCCATCAGCAGTCAGTCAAATCATCCGTCGTTTAGAACAGAAACTCGATATCAGGCTGTTTAACCGTACCACCCGCAGTGTTTCATTAACCACTGAAGGCCAAGCACTCATAACCAAAGTGGGCCCGGCTTTATCAGAGATAGAAGCAACCTTTAGTGAATTAAAATCTCAGAAAAAAGACCCTGCGGGTAAAGTCAACATTCATACCACTAGCTCAGCCGCTCGTTTGCTTTTGGAACCGATCATTGGACAATTCCACCAGACGTTCCCCAACATTGTGTTAGATATTGTGGTCGAAGATAAAATTATCGATATTGTCGAGAATGGCTTTGATTTGGGCATTAGTTTGGGCGAATACGTACAAAAAGATATGATTGCCTATCCGTTAATGCCAGAGACTCAATTAGTGGCTGCTGCGAGCCCAAATTACATTGATCAATATGGCATCCCTTCACATCCAAATGAATTACGACGTCATCGCTGCCTTAATTGGCGCTTTCTTAGCGACAATAGCGTTTATCGTTGGGAATTTTTTATTGATGGGCACTGGCAATCTTATCGAGTTGATGGCCCTCTAACTTCAACCTCTCGATCATTACTGCTTTCTTCTGCGTTAAAAGGGGGCGGCATCATTTTGTGGGAAGAAAATGTATTACAACCTTGGTTTGATAACGGACAACTTATCCCATTGTTAAGAGAATATTGCCATCCGTTTTTAAGTTGGCATATGTTCTATCCGCAACAAAAACACACGCCGAAAGCCGTGCGGTTATTCATCGATTTTATGCGGGAACACTATCCTGCTAGCCGTTTACGATGA
- a CDS encoding aldo/keto reductase: protein MNSVRQLGNQGLCVSALGLGCMGMSHAYGESDDRESKQALDYAVNHGITMLDTAEFYGPYTNEKLLGHWLSQSNVQREDIVLATKFGFDNLQVRASGLDSRPEHIRRVIDECLQRLGTDYIDIFYQHRVDPDVPVEEVAGTVGDLVKQGKVKYFGMSEASCVNIKRAHQEYPVSVLQSEYSIWERGIEQDVLPLLRELNIGLVPFSPLGRGFFTAQAKSAEQYGHQDFRAWGDPRLQGTNYQHNLHLLAAIKEIALQLNASPAQVSLAWLLHQGNDIVPIPGSRKIAHIQDNLGAISLNLSDAQLALLNGLTAELGVAGARYTDDFLKYTDHA, encoded by the coding sequence ATGAATTCAGTAAGACAGCTAGGTAACCAAGGTTTATGCGTGTCCGCTTTAGGATTAGGTTGTATGGGAATGAGTCATGCTTATGGCGAATCTGATGATAGGGAATCAAAACAAGCACTAGATTATGCGGTGAACCATGGTATTACGATGCTTGATACCGCTGAATTTTATGGACCATATACCAATGAAAAGCTACTTGGTCATTGGTTGTCGCAATCAAATGTTCAGCGTGAAGACATTGTGTTAGCCACTAAGTTTGGTTTCGATAACTTGCAAGTTAGAGCATCGGGATTGGATAGTCGTCCGGAACATATTCGTCGTGTTATTGATGAATGTTTGCAGCGATTAGGGACGGATTACATCGACATTTTCTATCAACACAGAGTTGATCCTGATGTCCCGGTTGAAGAAGTGGCTGGGACAGTGGGTGATTTAGTGAAGCAAGGTAAAGTGAAATATTTTGGTATGTCAGAAGCAAGTTGCGTCAATATTAAACGTGCACATCAAGAGTACCCTGTGTCTGTGTTACAAAGTGAATACTCTATATGGGAGCGTGGTATCGAGCAGGATGTGTTACCACTGTTACGCGAACTCAATATAGGGTTAGTGCCCTTTAGTCCTTTAGGGCGAGGTTTTTTCACTGCTCAAGCCAAAAGTGCTGAGCAATATGGTCATCAAGACTTTCGTGCTTGGGGGGACCCACGCTTACAAGGTACAAATTATCAACATAACTTGCACCTTCTGGCGGCGATAAAAGAGATCGCCTTGCAATTAAATGCCTCTCCTGCTCAAGTCTCTCTAGCATGGTTACTTCATCAAGGAAACGATATTGTGCCGATTCCAGGCAGTCGTAAAATTGCTCATATTCAAGATAACTTGGGGGCGATCTCTTTGAATCTTAGTGATGCTCAACTGGCGTTATTGAATGGTTTAACCGCAGAGTTAGGCGTTGCTGGTGCTAGATACACGGATGATTTTCTCAAATACACCGATCACGCTTAA
- a CDS encoding GNAT family N-acetyltransferase, translated as MEYTLRAADNNDIEFLIALRDTTLKGYLSDMGAGTDRKSYVERVLLHYDAAQIVEVNGQRAGLFKAIYRAEKNEWYVVQIQIHPDFQNGKIGSRLLKGLIEKAKLQGANVALGVLKTNPAQNLYKRLGFKVVGENEWEYEMLLTHDQ; from the coding sequence ATGGAGTACACGCTTCGAGCTGCTGATAATAACGACATTGAGTTTTTAATTGCCCTAAGAGATACCACACTTAAAGGGTATTTGAGCGATATGGGAGCAGGAACGGATCGCAAATCGTACGTAGAGCGAGTGTTGCTGCATTATGATGCTGCTCAGATTGTAGAAGTAAATGGTCAGCGTGCTGGGTTATTTAAGGCCATTTATCGTGCGGAAAAAAATGAATGGTATGTGGTGCAAATTCAAATCCATCCTGACTTTCAAAACGGGAAAATTGGCAGTCGATTATTGAAAGGGTTAATTGAAAAAGCCAAGCTTCAAGGTGCCAATGTTGCATTAGGAGTATTAAAAACAAATCCTGCGCAAAATTTATACAAACGATTGGGTTTTAAAGTCGTTGGTGAGAATGAGTGGGAATATGAAATGTTGCTGACTCACGATCAATAA